A window from Frischella perrara encodes these proteins:
- a CDS encoding L-lactate dehydrogenase produces MKLRKIMIIGVGNVGSTTAYTLVNRGFCEEIALVDLNKELVYGHQQDLLDAAAYRQNMVKISLREANDCADIDIAIICVTSGLAQKSRAEELIGTSKIVANIVPGMMKNGFKGIFLIATNPCDAITYYVWKLSGLPRHRVLGTGVWLDTVRLRRILGEKMDIGPQSIDAFIVGEHGDSQFPVWSHSSIYGINLNQLDKMHLNFDELGDKARKMGFEIANRKHCTEYGIGSTIAEICQHIMTNSHRALALSCVLKGEYGYNEIAIGVPAILDQHGVKKIIELDFNTQEQQRFENSINVIKGYIQQLPK; encoded by the coding sequence ATGAAATTACGTAAAATTATGATTATCGGCGTAGGTAATGTAGGTTCAACAACTGCATATACCTTGGTTAATCGCGGTTTTTGTGAAGAAATTGCTCTAGTAGATCTCAATAAAGAGTTAGTTTACGGTCATCAGCAAGATTTACTAGATGCAGCAGCCTATCGACAGAATATGGTTAAAATATCACTACGTGAGGCCAATGATTGTGCTGATATTGATATCGCTATAATTTGTGTTACCTCTGGTTTAGCCCAAAAAAGTCGTGCTGAAGAACTTATCGGTACCTCTAAGATTGTTGCAAATATTGTACCTGGCATGATGAAAAATGGCTTTAAGGGCATTTTTTTAATTGCGACTAATCCTTGTGATGCCATAACTTACTACGTTTGGAAGCTATCTGGGTTGCCTCGTCATCGTGTTTTGGGAACAGGAGTATGGCTTGATACAGTCCGTTTACGACGAATATTAGGCGAAAAAATGGATATTGGTCCTCAAAGCATTGACGCATTTATTGTTGGCGAACATGGTGATTCACAATTTCCGGTATGGTCACACTCATCTATTTATGGAATTAATTTGAATCAGCTCGATAAAATGCATCTTAATTTTGATGAATTAGGCGATAAGGCACGTAAAATGGGATTTGAGATTGCCAACCGAAAGCATTGTACTGAATATGGTATTGGAAGTACAATTGCTGAAATTTGTCAACATATCATGACCAATAGCCATCGTGCATTAGCACTTTCTTGTGTTTTAAAAGGCGAATATGGATACAATGAAATTGCTATCGGTGTTCCCGCTATTTTAGATCAACACGGTGTAAAAAAAATCATTGAACTTGACTTTAACACACAAGAACAACAACGCTTTGAAAATAGTATCAATGTTATTAAAGGTTATATTCAACAACTACCCAAATAA
- a CDS encoding NAD(P)(+) transhydrogenase (Re/Si-specific) subunit beta yields the protein MNVGIIQAAYVIAALLFIFSLSGLSKQETAKSGNIYGIIGMTIALIATMCAVSSGIGWVILAIIIGGAVGIYLAKKVEMTQMPELVALLHSFVGLAAVLVGFNSFLDPQQFFQHTNIKVNNLVEFAALHNELIIHLIEIFVGVFIGAVTFSGSIVAFGKLNGRISSKPLSLPFKHYLNLGAIVFCIILMIIFLDSADFIKNTILEFMQSLRNAFKGTGVESTMENGPGVNMTALICLVLMTLIALAFGIHLVASIGGADMPVVISMLNSYSGWAAAAAGFMLNNDLLIVTGALVGSSGAILSYIMCKAMNRSFISVIAGGFGTDSKSSSSDEEMGEYREMQPNEVAQVLKEARSVIIVPGYGMAVAQAQSAVSSITEKLRGMGIEVRFGIHPVAGRLPGHMNVLLAEAKVPYDIVLEMDEINDDFPNTDVVWVIGANDTVNPAASEDPSSPIAGMPVLEVWKAKTVIISKRSMNTGYAGVQNPLFFKENSYMLFGDAKASVEKVLQDI from the coding sequence ATGAATGTAGGAATTATTCAAGCCGCTTATGTTATTGCAGCATTGCTATTTATTTTTAGCTTAAGTGGTTTATCAAAACAAGAAACGGCAAAATCTGGCAATATCTACGGTATCATTGGTATGACCATTGCACTGATCGCTACAATGTGTGCTGTTTCCAGTGGTATTGGCTGGGTGATACTCGCTATCATTATTGGTGGTGCCGTAGGAATTTACTTAGCTAAGAAAGTTGAAATGACCCAAATGCCTGAGCTTGTGGCATTATTACATAGCTTTGTCGGTTTGGCGGCAGTCTTGGTTGGATTTAATAGTTTCTTAGATCCGCAACAATTTTTTCAACATACTAATATTAAGGTCAATAACTTAGTAGAATTTGCAGCATTACATAATGAGCTTATTATTCATTTAATTGAAATTTTTGTAGGGGTATTTATCGGTGCTGTAACCTTCTCTGGTTCTATTGTTGCATTTGGCAAACTTAACGGTCGTATTAGTTCTAAACCATTATCTTTACCATTCAAGCATTATTTAAATTTAGGCGCAATTGTGTTTTGTATCATTCTTATGATAATTTTCTTAGATAGTGCTGATTTTATTAAAAATACAATATTAGAATTTATGCAAAGTCTTAGAAATGCATTCAAAGGTACTGGTGTTGAATCTACAATGGAAAATGGTCCTGGTGTTAATATGACTGCATTAATATGCTTAGTGTTAATGACATTGATTGCGCTTGCTTTTGGTATTCATTTGGTTGCCTCAATCGGTGGTGCAGATATGCCGGTTGTTATTTCTATGCTGAATTCTTATTCTGGCTGGGCAGCAGCAGCAGCAGGCTTTATGCTTAATAATGATTTGTTAATCGTAACCGGTGCTTTAGTGGGGTCTTCAGGTGCGATTCTTTCTTATATCATGTGTAAAGCAATGAATCGTTCATTTATCAGTGTAATTGCAGGTGGCTTTGGTACAGATAGCAAATCCTCCAGTAGCGATGAAGAAATGGGTGAATATCGTGAAATGCAACCGAATGAAGTAGCTCAAGTTCTTAAAGAAGCTCGTTCAGTCATTATCGTTCCAGGTTATGGTATGGCTGTTGCTCAAGCACAAAGTGCCGTGAGTAGCATTACTGAGAAGCTACGCGGTATGGGAATTGAAGTCCGTTTTGGTATTCACCCTGTTGCTGGTCGATTACCTGGTCATATGAATGTGTTACTTGCTGAAGCAAAGGTACCTTATGATATCGTATTAGAAATGGACGAAATTAATGATGATTTCCCAAATACTGATGTAGTATGGGTAATTGGAGCTAATGACACGGTTAATCCTGCCGCTTCTGAAGATCCTAGCAGTCCAATTGCAGGTATGCCTGTATTGGAGGTTTGGAAGGCTAAGACAGTCATTATTTCTAAGCGCTCTATGAATACAGGTTATGCTGGCGTGCAAAATCCATTATTCTTCAAAGAAAATAGTTACATGCTATTTGGTGATGCAAAAGCTAGTGTTGAAAAAGTATTACAAGACATTTAA
- the pntA gene encoding Re/Si-specific NAD(P)(+) transhydrogenase subunit alpha — MHIGIPKERLPNEGRLAATPQTIGQLLKLGFTVSVEQGAGQIANFADQTFIDAGASIQNTHDIWQNDLILKLHAPTDEEIDLIKEGATLISYIYPAQHKELLEKLAAKNVTVMAMDCVPRISRAQSLDALSSMSNISGYRAVIEAANQFGRFFTGQVTAAGKVPPAKILVIGAGVAGLAAIGAAVSLGAIVRAFDTRPEVAEQIQSMGAQFLELDFKEEAGSGDGYAKQMSAAFIEAEMALFAAQAKDVDIIITTALIPGKPAPKLISKEMVESMKPGSVIVDLAALTGGNCELTRPGEVYETDNKVKIIGYTDLANRMPAQASQLYGTNIVNLLKLLAKEKNGEIDINFEDVVIRGVTVVKDKEITWPAPPIQVSAQQPKPETKPVAKPEPKPASPMLRYGILAIAVALFFWLASVVPVTFLSHFTVFALSCVVGYYVVWNVTHSLHTPLMSVTNAISGIIMVGAILQITSNSFWVVAISVIAILIASINIFGGFFVTYRMLKMFQRGANNKGKGE, encoded by the coding sequence ATGCATATAGGTATCCCAAAAGAGCGGTTACCGAACGAAGGTCGATTAGCAGCAACACCACAAACAATTGGTCAACTGCTAAAACTTGGCTTTACAGTTTCGGTTGAACAAGGTGCTGGTCAAATCGCTAATTTTGCAGATCAAACCTTTATTGATGCAGGTGCATCAATACAAAATACACATGATATTTGGCAAAATGACTTGATTTTAAAATTACACGCGCCAACTGATGAAGAAATAGATTTGATTAAAGAAGGTGCCACATTAATCAGCTATATTTATCCTGCACAACATAAAGAACTTCTAGAAAAATTAGCAGCCAAAAATGTCACTGTAATGGCGATGGATTGTGTACCACGAATTTCGCGAGCACAATCGCTTGATGCTTTGAGTTCTATGTCAAATATTTCAGGCTATCGTGCAGTAATAGAAGCAGCTAACCAATTTGGTCGTTTTTTTACAGGTCAAGTGACTGCTGCAGGGAAAGTGCCACCGGCTAAAATTCTAGTAATTGGTGCTGGTGTAGCAGGTCTTGCAGCTATAGGTGCTGCTGTAAGTTTAGGTGCAATTGTTCGTGCATTTGATACGCGTCCAGAAGTTGCAGAACAGATCCAAAGTATGGGTGCTCAATTCTTAGAACTAGATTTTAAAGAAGAAGCCGGCAGTGGTGATGGTTACGCAAAACAAATGTCCGCCGCATTTATTGAAGCTGAAATGGCACTATTCGCAGCACAAGCTAAAGATGTTGATATTATTATCACTACAGCGCTTATACCGGGTAAACCAGCTCCAAAACTTATCTCTAAAGAGATGGTTGAATCAATGAAACCAGGAAGTGTTATTGTTGATTTAGCGGCATTAACCGGAGGAAACTGTGAATTAACTCGTCCTGGTGAAGTTTACGAAACCGATAATAAAGTGAAAATTATTGGTTACACCGACTTAGCCAACCGTATGCCAGCCCAAGCTTCGCAATTATATGGAACAAACATTGTTAATTTATTAAAATTGCTTGCTAAAGAAAAAAATGGCGAAATTGATATTAATTTTGAAGATGTGGTTATTCGTGGTGTAACTGTTGTAAAAGACAAAGAGATCACATGGCCTGCTCCGCCAATCCAAGTATCGGCACAACAACCTAAACCAGAGACTAAGCCTGTAGCGAAGCCAGAACCTAAACCTGCATCACCAATGCTGCGTTATGGTATTTTAGCCATTGCTGTTGCATTATTCTTCTGGTTAGCCTCTGTGGTACCTGTAACCTTCTTGTCACACTTTACGGTTTTTGCTTTATCCTGTGTTGTAGGTTATTACGTAGTTTGGAATGTTACTCATTCACTACATACACCATTAATGTCCGTCACTAATGCTATTTCCGGGATTATTATGGTGGGTGCAATCCTACAAATCACCTCAAATAGTTTTTGGGTCGTGGCAATTTCTGTAATTGCTATTTTAATTGCGAGTATTAATATTTTTGGTGGATTCTTTGTCACTTATCGTATGCTAAAAATGTTTCAACGCGGTGCAAATAATAAAGGTAAAGGAGAATAA
- a CDS encoding Nif3-like dinuclear metal center hexameric protein produces MHNDDLALILNNFLQVSLFKDYAPNGLQVEGKKQIHRIVTGVTACQRLIDAAVDLNADAVLVHHGFFWKNEPLTITGIKYKRIKTLIKHDINLYGYHLPLDCHPIVGNNVLLGKMFGVQIDERTSPTDLLFKGNLTKSKTALELKSLIEEKLQRTVLFCGDDAPEQIKRVAWCSGGGQDFIEQAALAGCDAFITGEVSERTTHLAREYGINFYAAGHHATERYGICALGEWLAQQYDLDVTFVDIDNPA; encoded by the coding sequence ATGCATAATGACGATTTAGCACTCATACTTAACAATTTTTTACAAGTTTCACTTTTTAAAGATTACGCACCAAATGGTTTACAAGTTGAGGGTAAAAAACAAATTCATAGAATTGTGACTGGTGTGACGGCATGTCAACGACTTATTGATGCTGCCGTTGATCTTAATGCAGACGCAGTTTTAGTGCATCATGGATTTTTTTGGAAAAATGAACCACTTACCATTACCGGAATCAAATATAAAAGAATTAAGACCTTAATAAAACATGACATAAACTTATATGGTTATCATTTACCCTTAGATTGTCATCCTATTGTTGGTAATAATGTATTACTGGGTAAAATGTTTGGTGTGCAAATTGATGAGCGCACATCGCCTACAGATTTGTTATTTAAAGGTAACCTAACTAAATCTAAGACGGCTTTAGAACTAAAAAGTTTGATCGAGGAAAAATTACAACGTACAGTATTATTTTGTGGTGATGATGCACCTGAACAAATTAAACGAGTAGCATGGTGTAGTGGTGGAGGACAAGATTTCATTGAACAAGCTGCTTTAGCCGGTTGTGATGCGTTTATAACTGGAGAAGTTTCAGAAAGAACTACCCATTTAGCACGCGAATATGGCATTAACTTTTATGCAGCAGGACATCATGCTACAGAACGCTATGGCATTTGTGCTTTAGGTGAATGGTTGGCACAACAATATGATTTAGATGTAACATTTGTTGATATAGATAACCCAGCATAA
- the dapA gene encoding 4-hydroxy-tetrahydrodipicolinate synthase, whose amino-acid sequence MFTGSIVALVTPMDVKGNVDKVSLNKLVEYHIQNGTSAIVSVGTTGESATLDHQEHIDVIKQTVEIANGRINVIAGTGSNATAEAISLTKQVEKLGVVGCLNVTPYYNKPTQEGLYQHFKAIAENSSLPQILYNVPGRTGCDLKPETVARLAEIDNIVALKDATGDLSRVYYTRQLVGKEFKLLSGDDNTFIDFMLLGGDGVISVSANIAAKEIATICQLIAENRGEEARAVNHNLVALHSNLFIESNPIPVKWACERLGLIQNATMRLPLTPLSNNAIPALEKALKLAKLV is encoded by the coding sequence ATGTTTACAGGCAGTATTGTAGCGCTCGTTACACCAATGGATGTTAAAGGTAATGTAGACAAAGTGAGCCTAAATAAATTAGTCGAATATCATATTCAAAATGGTACTTCGGCGATAGTTTCAGTAGGTACTACAGGTGAATCGGCTACATTAGATCATCAAGAACATATTGATGTGATTAAACAAACTGTTGAAATTGCTAATGGACGTATTAACGTTATAGCTGGTACGGGTTCTAATGCCACAGCCGAAGCGATTTCCTTGACTAAACAAGTTGAAAAATTAGGTGTGGTAGGCTGTCTTAATGTCACACCTTATTACAATAAGCCAACGCAAGAAGGTCTGTATCAACATTTCAAGGCTATTGCCGAAAATAGTTCTCTACCTCAAATTCTCTATAATGTGCCAGGTAGAACCGGTTGTGATTTAAAACCTGAAACGGTGGCTAGATTAGCTGAAATAGATAATATAGTTGCCTTAAAAGATGCAACGGGTGATTTAAGTCGTGTTTATTATACACGTCAATTAGTTGGTAAAGAATTCAAATTACTAAGTGGCGATGATAATACTTTTATTGATTTTATGTTATTAGGTGGGGACGGTGTGATTTCTGTTAGTGCAAATATTGCCGCAAAAGAAATTGCAACGATATGCCAGCTTATTGCAGAAAACCGTGGCGAGGAAGCCAGAGCGGTTAATCATAATTTAGTTGCTTTACATTCTAATCTATTTATTGAATCAAATCCTATACCGGTCAAATGGGCGTGTGAAAGACTTGGGCTTATACAAAATGCCACAATGCGTTTGCCATTAACACCATTAAGTAATAATGCTATACCAGCGCTTGAAAAAGCGTTAAAATTAGCTAAATTAGTCTAA
- the bamC gene encoding outer membrane protein assembly factor BamC: MFKQSLVLTAIVSLLLVGCSSDQRYKREVDGSEDYLNSPEIKPLIVPNGMSIPPQTNDFYINRATGEGMVGRNIDIRPPLLPLALVADSYASYEAGVVSVDLPEYANFWAQIPSLLAKHNIAVAENNNQTIKTGTRSVVQNDSGESIAATYLLQREARNGREYIKVELTSLTNNGQDISADSIQSQRYTVGLYNMLINDLPSSVNTEIDE, encoded by the coding sequence ATGTTTAAACAATCATTAGTGTTAACGGCAATTGTATCTCTACTGCTTGTTGGTTGTAGTTCAGATCAGCGATATAAACGCGAAGTTGATGGAAGTGAAGATTATCTTAATTCTCCAGAAATTAAGCCATTAATCGTCCCCAATGGAATGAGTATACCACCACAAACAAATGATTTTTATATTAATAGGGCTACGGGTGAAGGGATGGTTGGTCGAAATATTGATATTAGACCTCCATTATTACCGTTGGCATTAGTTGCTGATAGTTATGCTTCATATGAAGCAGGAGTTGTTTCTGTTGATCTACCAGAATATGCTAATTTTTGGGCACAAATTCCTTCCTTATTAGCTAAACATAATATTGCAGTGGCTGAAAATAATAATCAAACTATTAAAACTGGCACACGTTCCGTTGTACAAAATGATAGTGGAGAATCAATTGCAGCGACTTATTTATTACAACGCGAAGCAAGAAATGGTAGAGAATATATTAAGGTTGAACTAACATCATTGACTAATAATGGGCAAGACATTTCAGCAGATTCTATACAAAGTCAACGATATACTGTGGGCTTATATAATATGTTAATTAATGATTTACCATCTTCTGTAAATACAGAAATCGATGAATAA
- the purC gene encoding phosphoribosylaminoimidazolesuccinocarboxamide synthase: MKKITELYRGKAKTVFSTENPDYLILEFRNDTSAFDGQRIEQLDRKGKINNKFNYFIMTKLAQAGIPTQIEALLSDNEVLVKKLKMIPVECVIRNRAAGSLVKRLGGEEGLVLNPPTFELFLKNDALHDPMVNEYHCQSFGWATEPQLNRMKALSFEINKILIELFAKAGLILVDFKLEFGLFNGDIILGDEFSPDGCRLWEQDSLKKMDKDRFRQGLGGVIEAYEEVAQRIGVPL; encoded by the coding sequence ATGAAAAAAATAACCGAACTTTATCGTGGAAAGGCAAAAACCGTATTTAGTACTGAAAACCCTGATTACCTTATTCTAGAGTTTAGAAATGATACCTCTGCATTTGATGGACAAAGAATTGAGCAGCTAGATCGTAAAGGTAAAATAAATAATAAATTTAACTACTTTATAATGACTAAATTGGCACAAGCGGGTATTCCTACTCAAATTGAGGCTTTGCTTTCTGATAATGAAGTACTCGTTAAGAAACTAAAGATGATACCAGTTGAATGTGTCATTCGTAACCGCGCAGCGGGTTCGTTGGTTAAGCGTTTGGGGGGCGAAGAAGGGCTGGTTTTAAATCCACCAACGTTTGAATTATTTTTAAAAAATGACGCCTTACATGATCCGATGGTTAATGAATATCATTGTCAATCGTTTGGTTGGGCAACAGAACCGCAACTTAATCGTATGAAAGCGCTGAGTTTTGAAATTAATAAAATTTTAATAGAGCTGTTTGCTAAGGCTGGTTTAATTCTTGTTGATTTCAAATTAGAATTTGGTTTATTTAATGGTGATATCATTTTAGGTGATGAATTTTCGCCTGATGGTTGCAGACTTTGGGAACAAGATAGTTTGAAAAAAATGGATAAAGATCGTTTCCGTCAAGGTTTAGGTGGTGTCATAGAGGCTTATGAAGAGGTTGCTCAACGAATCGGTGTGCCTTTATAA
- a CDS encoding DUF441 domain-containing protein: MAQFDITFFILLLLAGLCYVTHNNTVTFAVLLLLLFKLTPLSAYFPFLNQYGLTIGIVLLTAAMMVPLADGSLGIKDIFKSFMTWQSLLAIAVGILVSWLGSRGIMLMKINPTIVNGLIVGTLIGVAFFKGVPVGPLIAAGVLSLMLGKG, translated from the coding sequence ATTGCACAGTTTGATATCACATTTTTTATTTTATTACTATTAGCTGGTTTATGTTATGTCACACATAATAATACAGTGACATTTGCAGTGTTATTGCTATTGCTATTTAAACTAACTCCACTTTCAGCATATTTCCCTTTTTTAAATCAATATGGTCTAACGATAGGAATTGTTTTATTAACGGCAGCGATGATGGTTCCTTTAGCTGATGGGTCGTTAGGAATTAAAGACATCTTTAAATCCTTTATGACATGGCAATCTTTATTAGCCATAGCGGTTGGTATTTTAGTTTCTTGGCTAGGCTCACGTGGAATTATGTTAATGAAGATTAATCCTACCATTGTAAATGGTCTAATTGTAGGAACATTAATTGGTGTCGCCTTTTTTAAAGGTGTACCGGTAGGACCATTAATCGCAGCAGGCGTTCTATCATTAATGTTAGGTAAAGGATAG
- a CDS encoding tRNA(Met) cytidine acetyltransferase TmcA — MTSQFRHLVIFYGEEKLLAYTIEDIYRTIVGDWIIVTDDPDYFSFYNDVVSPIHAKQLLGREFKHAIFDARHAFNLDAFAILSGTLAANSMLILLLPPKLEDWVDQDSLRWNEQPTAIKVPQFANHLMNNINNHQCNYPHFCQLIDLSNQYDRKQLTHFIHPYQERRDPQLILDCNEQLSLLNRLKVSKNDIVLLTAKRGRGKSALAGMLANHYHCWITAPNRNAVATLMAFAPKPTSFYAPDELIVKLNNSASLPDWLIIDEAAMIPLPMLTKLLKYPCRILLTSTVEGYEGTGQGLLLKLFQQISDKRDIGYYQLKTPIRWQCNDPLEIFVDRLTLTNCNKPIFSKEVHKYEVDIDQVTVSSVTQHQLTSSVKLLVNFFGLLKTAHYQTTLIDLRRLLDATNLKLYKADYQHQLIGTLVLIEEGGLDSDLVEAIIKGYRRPKGNLVAQSLVAHGGVRQAAILNSLRINRIAIDQHFRRQGIASKMINQLIQDSQSKNYDYLSVSFAYSKEILNFWIKRGFNIVHVGTHKDASSGSYALMAIYPLSKAGKSLCDGMTQRLSRNWYWLKNRLSLSLPIEVNNSQQLDEGDRQELQLFATTSYAYSASLSVLYRLANQIKQLNKPNITSIASLLLAQFDHVLADHPIDKHIVKNDDLLGKKTLIKLLRQEVDQLLKIKELFNEQ, encoded by the coding sequence ATGACTAGTCAATTTCGCCATTTAGTCATTTTTTATGGTGAAGAAAAGCTGTTAGCCTATACCATTGAGGATATCTACCGAACAATAGTTGGTGATTGGATTATTGTTACAGACGATCCTGATTATTTCTCGTTTTATAATGATGTCGTTTCGCCAATCCATGCTAAGCAATTATTAGGAAGAGAATTTAAACATGCTATCTTTGATGCCCGCCATGCTTTTAATTTAGATGCATTTGCTATTCTTAGTGGTACACTTGCTGCAAATAGCATGCTGATTTTATTATTACCCCCTAAACTTGAAGATTGGGTAGATCAAGATAGTTTACGCTGGAATGAGCAACCCACGGCAATAAAAGTCCCTCAGTTTGCCAATCATTTGATGAATAATATCAATAATCATCAGTGTAATTATCCTCATTTTTGCCAGTTAATTGATTTATCAAATCAGTATGATCGCAAACAATTAACACATTTTATACATCCTTATCAAGAACGCCGTGATCCTCAGCTTATATTGGATTGTAATGAACAGTTGTCACTGTTAAATCGGTTAAAGGTAAGTAAAAATGACATTGTTTTGTTAACCGCAAAACGAGGTAGAGGTAAATCCGCATTAGCTGGGATGTTAGCAAATCATTATCATTGTTGGATAACTGCACCGAATAGAAACGCTGTAGCAACACTAATGGCATTTGCTCCCAAACCAACTTCGTTTTATGCGCCTGATGAATTAATTGTAAAACTCAATAATTCAGCGTCATTACCAGATTGGTTAATCATCGATGAAGCAGCCATGATTCCATTACCTATGCTAACCAAACTGCTTAAATATCCTTGTCGCATTTTATTGACATCGACTGTTGAAGGTTATGAAGGTACGGGGCAGGGGTTGTTACTAAAATTATTTCAGCAAATTAGCGACAAAAGAGATATTGGTTATTACCAATTAAAGACACCAATAAGGTGGCAATGTAATGATCCACTTGAAATTTTTGTTGATCGGTTGACGCTTACTAATTGTAATAAACCAATTTTTAGCAAAGAAGTACACAAATACGAAGTGGATATAGATCAAGTCACTGTTAGTTCAGTGACTCAACATCAACTTACATCATCAGTAAAATTATTAGTTAATTTTTTTGGGCTGCTTAAAACCGCACACTATCAGACTACATTGATTGATTTACGCCGATTACTTGATGCGACAAATCTTAAATTATATAAAGCTGACTATCAACATCAGCTCATTGGTACTTTAGTACTTATTGAAGAAGGTGGGCTAGATTCTGACCTTGTTGAAGCTATTATAAAAGGTTATCGACGACCAAAGGGTAATTTAGTTGCACAATCTTTAGTGGCTCACGGTGGGGTACGGCAAGCAGCAATATTGAATTCTCTTCGTATCAATCGTATTGCTATTGACCAACACTTTCGACGGCAAGGTATTGCTAGCAAGATGATCAATCAACTTATACAAGATTCGCAATCGAAAAATTATGATTATTTATCAGTTAGTTTTGCCTATTCCAAAGAAATCCTTAACTTTTGGATTAAACGAGGTTTCAATATTGTCCACGTTGGAACACATAAAGATGCAAGTAGTGGTAGCTATGCTTTGATGGCTATTTATCCATTAAGTAAGGCGGGGAAAAGTTTATGTGATGGAATGACTCAACGACTAAGTCGTAATTGGTATTGGCTAAAAAATCGGCTCTCACTTTCTCTTCCTATTGAAGTAAATAATTCTCAACAGCTTGATGAAGGTGATAGACAAGAATTACAACTTTTTGCTACTACCTCCTATGCTTATTCAGCAAGCTTATCAGTTTTATATCGATTAGCGAATCAAATAAAGCAATTAAATAAACCAAATATAACTAGCATTGCATCTTTATTATTAGCTCAATTTGATCATGTTTTGGCTGATCATCCTATAGATAAGCATATAGTCAAAAACGATGATTTATTGGGGAAAAAAACATTAATTAAATTATTAAGGCAAGAAGTTGATCAATTGCTTAAGATTAAGGAACTATTTAATGAACAATAA
- the cysZ gene encoding sulfate transporter CysZ: MNNKTSFHYFLQGCSLIQYSGIRRYVLMPILANIVIMSSLFYWFFMKIQEWVDFGLDFLPNWMQWLSYFITALLIISFTILFCYIFSTITNIIAAPFNGLLAEKVEAILTGQPVPDTRIWDLIKDIPRILKRELQKLIYYILWAIPLLLSYLIPLFGQFFTPIIWLIFTAWMINIQYMDYPFDNHKVSFTRMKMLLSKDRVDNILLGFIISFFTMIPLLNLIIMPIAVCTATAMWVDRYRHQI; the protein is encoded by the coding sequence ATGAACAATAAAACCAGTTTTCATTATTTTTTACAGGGTTGTTCTCTAATACAATATTCGGGTATTAGACGCTATGTCCTTATGCCTATATTAGCCAATATAGTCATTATGTCATCGCTCTTTTATTGGTTTTTTATGAAGATTCAGGAATGGGTTGATTTTGGTTTAGATTTTTTACCCAATTGGATGCAGTGGTTGAGTTATTTTATCACCGCTCTTCTGATTATTTCTTTTACTATTTTGTTCTGTTACATTTTTAGTACTATCACAAACATTATCGCAGCGCCTTTTAATGGGCTCTTAGCAGAAAAAGTCGAAGCTATTTTAACAGGCCAACCGGTACCCGATACTCGTATTTGGGATTTAATCAAAGATATTCCGCGTATCTTAAAGCGAGAATTGCAAAAATTAATTTACTATATTCTATGGGCAATACCGCTATTATTAAGTTACCTGATCCCATTGTTTGGGCAATTTTTTACTCCCATAATATGGTTAATTTTTACAGCGTGGATGATTAATATCCAATATATGGATTACCCCTTTGATAATCATAAAGTTAGCTTTACAAGAATGAAGATGCTTTTAAGCAAAGACAGAGTTGATAATATTTTATTAGGTTTCATTATTAGCTTTTTTACAATGATTCCGTTACTTAATTTGATCATCATGCCAATTGCCGTATGTACTGCAACGGCAATGTGGGTTGATCGATATCGTCATCAAATTTAA